One window of Acidobacteriaceae bacterium genomic DNA carries:
- a CDS encoding amino acid permease → MPTTALRSSSAESSGLVQGLGFIPATAIVVSTIVGSGVFLVASAMAQATGSLRIILAAWALGAVIALCGAFCFAELGAALPEAGGLYIYLTRALGPLWGFLFGWMNSIVALPVAVAALAAAFVRFAGFIFPAMIAPWLTFHFASHVFTLSKAEPSAAAVVLLLTALNYLSVRVGGAVQLICSVIKVGSVVAIVIAGIFFAKPAAYLVSHPAALGIGGTLTTLVLALVPVMWAFNGIQNLGYMGAEIRNPAKNIPRALLCGILIVSILYFLANFTYFRVLSVSQVASSQHVASDVMQLVIGSGSAIWLTVAIAISVLATLHAVIMTEARIPYAMAHRGLFFKLAGRLQPRFRSPSGALLLIGTLGMLMALTGTFEELFSLYIFVMWIFFALGGLAVIRLRATEPDLPRPYRAWAYPLTPIIFAVADLAVTVSLWIAHPIRSSLGLLLILAGIPFYAYWRRNQVATPPSLEKPMPPLEEPTPAL, encoded by the coding sequence ATGCCCACCACCGCATTGCGGTCATCGTCCGCCGAATCATCCGGCCTCGTCCAGGGTCTCGGCTTCATCCCGGCAACGGCCATCGTCGTCAGCACAATCGTTGGCAGCGGTGTCTTCCTCGTCGCCAGCGCCATGGCGCAGGCTACTGGCTCGCTCCGTATCATCCTTGCCGCGTGGGCTCTCGGCGCCGTCATTGCGCTGTGCGGAGCATTCTGTTTCGCCGAGCTTGGCGCTGCGCTGCCTGAGGCCGGCGGTCTCTACATTTACCTCACCCGCGCCCTCGGGCCCCTCTGGGGATTCCTCTTTGGCTGGATGAACTCGATAGTTGCACTTCCGGTCGCGGTCGCCGCGCTCGCCGCAGCCTTCGTGCGCTTCGCAGGCTTCATCTTCCCCGCCATGATCGCCCCCTGGCTCACCTTCCATTTCGCCAGCCATGTATTCACACTCTCCAAAGCGGAGCCTTCGGCAGCCGCGGTTGTCCTGCTTCTCACCGCGCTCAACTACCTCAGCGTTCGTGTCGGCGGTGCCGTTCAACTGATATGCAGCGTCATTAAGGTCGGGTCCGTCGTCGCCATCGTCATCGCAGGGATATTTTTCGCCAAACCGGCCGCCTATCTCGTAAGCCATCCAGCTGCACTCGGCATAGGGGGCACTCTCACAACCCTGGTCTTAGCGCTCGTGCCTGTCATGTGGGCCTTTAACGGCATTCAAAACCTCGGCTACATGGGAGCCGAGATACGCAACCCCGCCAAAAATATTCCCCGCGCTCTGCTCTGCGGAATTTTGATCGTAAGCATCCTGTATTTTCTAGCGAATTTCACGTACTTCCGCGTACTCTCCGTCAGCCAGGTCGCCTCCTCGCAGCACGTCGCATCGGACGTCATGCAGCTTGTCATCGGTTCGGGCAGCGCGATCTGGCTGACCGTTGCGATCGCAATTTCAGTGCTCGCCACGCTGCATGCCGTCATCATGACGGAGGCACGCATCCCCTACGCCATGGCGCACCGAGGCTTGTTCTTCAAGCTCGCTGGACGGCTCCAGCCGCGCTTCCGCAGCCCCTCCGGTGCTCTGCTCCTCATCGGCACACTGGGCATGCTCATGGCTCTCACCGGCACCTTCGAGGAGCTGTTCTCGCTCTACATCTTCGTCATGTGGATCTTCTTCGCGCTCGGCGGCCTCGCCGTCATCCGCCTCCGCGCCACCGAACCCGACCTCCCGCGCCCCTACCGCGCCTGGGCCTATCCGCTAACGCCCATCATCTTCGCCGTGGCCGATCTCGCCGTCACCGTCAGCCTCTGGATCGCCCACCCCATCCGCTCTTCCCTTGGCCTCCTCCTCATCCTCGCCGGAATCCCCTTCTACGCCTACTGGCGACGCAATCAGGTTGCAACCCCTCCATCCCTCGAAAAACCCATGCCACCTCTCGAAGAACCCACTCCCGCCCTCTAA
- a CDS encoding helix-turn-helix domain-containing protein produces MAVSKKEMSQCPIDAMLSVIDGRWKGTILWRLSDGPMRTSELRRSIPEITERMLIRHLQELVQDGILIRRQETTVPPCVRYSISKYGITLLPVLETICSWGGKHLQRVNRATGVRSRN; encoded by the coding sequence ATGGCCGTTTCCAAGAAGGAGATGTCTCAATGCCCTATTGACGCGATGCTTTCGGTGATCGACGGGCGTTGGAAGGGCACGATCCTGTGGAGATTGTCAGACGGACCGATGCGCACCAGCGAGCTGCGTCGCAGTATCCCGGAGATCACCGAACGGATGCTGATCCGACATTTGCAGGAGCTGGTGCAGGACGGCATCCTGATTCGCCGTCAGGAGACGACGGTGCCCCCGTGCGTGCGCTACTCCATCTCGAAGTATGGGATTACGCTACTGCCGGTGCTGGAGACGATCTGCAGTTGGGGGGGTAAGCATCTGCAACGGGTCAATCGAGCGACGGGGGTGCGCTCGCGCAACTAA
- the proC gene encoding pyrroline-5-carboxylate reductase, giving the protein MSSKDSEQNMAAGLRIAVLGAGKMGGILLQAFVRTGLFPAQQIAATVAHELRAEALTKQFGLAVTTDNRRAVEGADIVLLAVKPTQVVQLVREVSGSLKSGALIISIAASVKTGAIEDALGGSPAVIRAMPNTPAMLGAGITALCRGRFVTDEQLDLAQRIFSTVGRTVIVDERHMDAVTGLSGSGPAFLYIILESLAEAGVNVGLPREIATQLAAQTAYGAAKMVLETGSHPALLKDEVTTPAGCTVDGILELEEGGLRVTLIKAVKRATERARELAGN; this is encoded by the coding sequence ATGAGCTCGAAAGATTCGGAGCAGAATATGGCCGCCGGGCTACGGATTGCGGTGCTCGGCGCGGGCAAGATGGGCGGCATTCTGTTGCAGGCGTTCGTCCGCACGGGCCTGTTCCCTGCACAGCAGATTGCGGCTACGGTGGCGCACGAGCTGCGTGCCGAGGCGCTTACGAAGCAGTTTGGCCTGGCAGTGACGACAGATAACCGTCGAGCGGTTGAAGGCGCAGACATTGTCCTGCTCGCAGTGAAGCCGACGCAGGTGGTTCAGCTTGTGCGCGAGGTGAGCGGTTCGCTCAAGTCCGGCGCGTTGATCATCTCCATTGCGGCGTCAGTAAAGACCGGCGCGATCGAAGATGCGTTAGGAGGATCGCCGGCGGTGATTCGCGCGATGCCCAATACGCCTGCAATGCTGGGCGCGGGAATTACCGCGTTGTGCCGCGGCCGTTTTGTTACGGACGAGCAGCTTGATCTTGCACAGCGAATCTTTTCGACGGTGGGCCGGACGGTAATTGTTGATGAGCGGCACATGGACGCCGTGACTGGGTTGTCAGGCTCCGGGCCAGCGTTTCTTTACATCATCCTGGAATCGCTGGCTGAGGCTGGCGTGAATGTCGGCCTGCCGCGTGAGATTGCAACGCAGCTTGCGGCGCAGACGGCTTATGGCGCGGCGAAGATGGTGCTCGAGACGGGATCGCATCCCGCGCTGCTGAAGGACGAAGTCACGACGCCCGCCGGTTGCACGGTCGATGGCATTCTGGAGTTGGAGGAGGGTGGGCTGCGCGTGACGCTGATCAAGGCTGTAAAGCGAGCCACGGAACGCGCACGGGAGCTTGCAGGCAACTGA
- a CDS encoding M20/M25/M40 family metallo-hydrolase, with translation MILSKTFWATRAIAALLTFCICQASEGEHHKTAPAPRPAPRGYDYTHPELQPDKETLDLAMYARIRDEGLNHSRVMDYATALFDDIGPRLTGSPNMAKANAWTRDQLAAMGCSNARLESWGDFGMGWRQIATSADMTKPDTAVFIAQATPWSPATPGLVTADVIAVPYLRDEKDFDTWKGKLAGKIILYGRAPKINPSPKPLLEHYDDTKLQQIFDYPLNGDFQEQHVSPSTPDFWSDVFRQVNFKEKISKFFADQHAAAILVSSYGGDGGIMKDDNNEAMGQRVYMPDHKQPIPSVVLADEAFGRISRLLEHKVPVSLALNVQTQFTGDHEQGYNTIADIPGTDPQLRDQIVMAGGHLDSWIAGTGATDDGAGAIIAIEAMRILTALHVQPRRTIRVALWSGEEQGEFGSLGYVDKHLATIGYATTPEQEAVPVFLRQITGPITPKPEFSLFSAYFNLDNGGGKLQGIYADGNAAAVPIFQQWIAPLKDLGVTTVTMRPSGSSDQDSFDNVGLPGFQFIQDPRDYETRSVHTNQDTYERLSPDDLKQAAVVEAIFLYNAAMRDQMLPRNPFPHPELEKKTASNLMPDATK, from the coding sequence ATGATTTTGAGTAAAACCTTTTGGGCGACTCGCGCCATCGCAGCTCTGTTGACCTTCTGCATTTGTCAGGCGTCCGAAGGTGAACACCACAAGACTGCACCCGCTCCAAGACCCGCGCCTCGCGGTTACGACTACACTCATCCCGAGCTTCAGCCGGATAAAGAGACTCTCGACCTCGCAATGTACGCGCGTATTCGCGACGAAGGTCTCAACCACTCGCGTGTGATGGACTACGCGACCGCCCTCTTCGACGACATCGGTCCGCGTCTCACCGGCTCGCCGAACATGGCCAAGGCGAATGCATGGACCCGCGACCAGCTTGCGGCGATGGGCTGCTCCAACGCTCGCCTCGAAAGCTGGGGCGACTTCGGCATGGGATGGCGCCAGATCGCAACCTCCGCCGACATGACGAAGCCCGACACGGCCGTCTTCATCGCGCAGGCGACGCCCTGGTCGCCCGCGACCCCCGGTCTCGTCACAGCCGACGTCATCGCGGTTCCGTATCTCCGGGACGAGAAGGACTTCGACACATGGAAAGGAAAGCTCGCCGGAAAGATCATTCTCTATGGCCGGGCACCGAAGATTAACCCCAGTCCTAAGCCACTGCTCGAACACTACGACGACACCAAGCTTCAGCAGATCTTCGACTATCCGCTCAACGGTGATTTCCAGGAGCAGCACGTCTCTCCCAGCACTCCGGACTTCTGGTCCGACGTCTTCAGACAAGTCAACTTCAAGGAAAAGATCTCTAAGTTCTTTGCCGACCAGCACGCAGCTGCCATCCTCGTCTCCAGCTACGGCGGCGACGGCGGCATCATGAAAGACGACAACAACGAGGCAATGGGCCAGCGCGTTTACATGCCCGACCACAAGCAGCCCATCCCCTCCGTCGTTCTGGCCGACGAAGCCTTCGGTCGCATCTCGCGCCTGCTCGAGCACAAGGTCCCCGTCAGCCTCGCTCTCAACGTGCAGACGCAGTTCACCGGCGACCACGAGCAGGGCTACAACACCATCGCCGACATTCCCGGAACGGATCCACAGCTCAGAGATCAGATCGTGATGGCAGGCGGTCACCTCGATAGCTGGATCGCCGGCACCGGCGCGACCGACGACGGCGCAGGCGCAATTATTGCGATAGAAGCAATGCGTATTCTCACCGCTCTGCATGTGCAGCCGCGTCGCACCATTCGCGTCGCCCTATGGTCAGGTGAAGAGCAGGGCGAGTTCGGCTCGCTCGGCTATGTCGATAAACACCTCGCCACCATCGGCTACGCAACCACGCCCGAGCAGGAAGCCGTGCCCGTCTTCCTTCGCCAGATCACCGGTCCTATCACGCCGAAACCAGAGTTCTCGCTATTCTCTGCCTACTTCAACCTCGACAACGGCGGTGGCAAGCTGCAGGGCATCTACGCGGACGGCAACGCTGCCGCAGTCCCCATCTTTCAGCAGTGGATTGCGCCCCTCAAAGACCTCGGCGTTACCACCGTCACTATGCGCCCCAGCGGCTCATCAGATCAGGACAGCTTCGACAACGTCGGTCTGCCCGGCTTCCAGTTCATTCAGGATCCACGCGATTACGAGACGCGCAGCGTTCACACCAATCAGGACACCTACGAGCGCCTCTCACCGGATGATCTCAAGCAAGCGGCCGTTGTCGAAGCGATCTTTCTCTACAACGCAGCTATGCGCGATCAGATGCTTCCGCGCAACCCCTTCCCGCACCCTGAGCTCGAGAAGAAGACTGCATCAAATCTCATGCCAGACGCAACGAAGTGA
- a CDS encoding BrxA/BrxB family bacilliredoxin yields the protein MYPELMVIPMREELTRAGIEEARTAEDVDNALKQPGTTLLVVNSICGCAAGKMRPGVRLALQHATKPDHAITVFAGQDRDATERARSYFQGQPPTSPAIAILRDGQLVYLMQRSAIETSTAPAIAQELTRAFDAYCAKSAV from the coding sequence ATGTACCCAGAGCTGATGGTCATCCCCATGCGCGAGGAACTCACCCGCGCCGGTATCGAAGAGGCCCGCACCGCCGAAGACGTCGACAACGCCCTCAAGCAGCCCGGAACCACCCTGCTCGTGGTCAACTCCATCTGCGGCTGCGCCGCCGGCAAGATGCGTCCCGGCGTCCGCCTGGCGCTCCAGCACGCCACCAAGCCCGACCACGCGATTACCGTCTTCGCCGGCCAAGACCGTGACGCCACGGAGCGCGCCCGCAGCTACTTCCAGGGCCAGCCGCCCACCTCCCCCGCCATTGCCATCCTCCGCGACGGCCAACTCGTCTACCTGATGCAGCGCTCCGCCATCGAGACCTCCACCGCCCCTGCCATCGCGCAGGAGCTCACCCGCGCCTTCGACGCGTACTGCGCTAAGTCAGCTGTCTAA
- a CDS encoding COX15/CtaA family protein, which yields MGTAHSERNRRSLSMYAAGVLGFMILVILWGAVVRATGSGAGCGDRWPLCNGDFFPHHPRITTVIEYTHRSMSGICTALVAVLIAWTFLGRPKGDRARKAAVWSGVLLITEALLGAVLVLGGYVQSNASDMRVLVQCIHFTNTMLLLAALTLTWWWLRRDSAGGIANLDGTRTAAWLAIALTIITGATGSVAALADTLFPSPSLREGFAQDFAANAPLLVRMRWLHPAAAVLALVAAIVLCRYVSRTGARWIAGLLLLQVVVGAGDLLALAPVTLQVLHLLGADLFWIALVAVASELIFAVRPVRATAEPAMISAQRL from the coding sequence ATGGGCACCGCGCATTCCGAGCGCAATCGGCGATCACTCTCCATGTATGCGGCAGGTGTGCTCGGATTCATGATCCTGGTGATTTTGTGGGGAGCGGTGGTGCGCGCGACGGGGTCGGGCGCGGGCTGCGGCGACCGTTGGCCGCTTTGTAATGGTGATTTCTTTCCACATCATCCGCGGATCACGACTGTGATCGAGTACACGCATCGCTCGATGAGCGGGATTTGTACGGCACTGGTTGCGGTGTTGATTGCCTGGACGTTTCTGGGGAGGCCGAAGGGCGATCGCGCGCGGAAGGCGGCAGTGTGGTCGGGAGTGCTGCTGATCACGGAGGCTCTGCTGGGCGCGGTGCTGGTGCTGGGTGGGTACGTGCAGAGCAACGCGTCAGACATGCGAGTGCTGGTGCAATGCATTCACTTCACGAACACGATGCTGCTGCTCGCGGCCCTGACACTGACGTGGTGGTGGTTGCGGAGGGACTCGGCGGGCGGAATTGCGAATCTGGACGGAACGCGTACGGCGGCGTGGCTGGCGATCGCGCTGACGATTATCACGGGGGCGACGGGCTCAGTCGCGGCGCTTGCGGATACGCTGTTCCCTTCACCGTCATTGCGGGAGGGTTTCGCGCAGGATTTCGCGGCAAATGCACCGCTGCTGGTGCGCATGCGGTGGCTGCATCCAGCAGCGGCGGTTCTGGCGCTGGTCGCGGCGATTGTTCTTTGCCGGTATGTCTCTCGAACAGGCGCGCGATGGATTGCCGGGTTGCTGTTGCTGCAGGTTGTGGTTGGGGCGGGTGACCTGCTGGCGCTTGCGCCGGTGACTCTGCAGGTGTTGCACCTGCTCGGCGCGGATCTTTTCTGGATCGCGCTGGTCGCGGTTGCGTCGGAGTTAATCTTCGCGGTCAGGCCGGTCCGCGCGACGGCGGAGCCGGCCATGATCTCAGCGCAGCGTTTGTAA
- a CDS encoding UDP-N-acetylmuramate dehydrogenase yields the protein MKIQENVALGPLTTLGVGGPARFFAVAETEADVAEAVRRAEERRLPLFVLGGGSNLLVSDAGFPGLVVQIGIRGIRDCGEGLFQVGAGEVWDEFVDGMVKAGMQGVECLAGIPGSVGGTPVQNVGAYGQEVAETIVLVRAFDRKTGEFVELDREACKFRYRKSLFNKDEPERYVVTRVDFRLHPSGTPQVTYGDVKRYFAQSTQTIDLEAVLSAVRQIRKSKGMLLVEKDPDCRSAGSFFKNPVVEAGRLSQVAVAAGVGTEAVPHWPAGDGVVKLSAAWLIERAGFEKGFADGAAGISSRHTLALINRGGATAADIERLQDRIRRGVEERFGVGLEREPVKLG from the coding sequence GTGAAGATTCAGGAGAATGTGGCGCTGGGTCCGTTGACGACGCTGGGAGTGGGTGGGCCGGCGAGGTTCTTTGCGGTGGCGGAGACTGAAGCGGATGTGGCGGAGGCCGTCCGGCGGGCTGAGGAGCGGAGGCTGCCGCTTTTCGTGTTGGGCGGCGGAAGCAATTTGCTTGTGAGCGACGCGGGGTTTCCGGGGCTGGTGGTGCAGATCGGCATCCGGGGCATCCGGGATTGCGGCGAGGGGCTGTTCCAAGTGGGGGCCGGTGAGGTCTGGGATGAGTTCGTCGACGGCATGGTGAAGGCCGGGATGCAGGGGGTGGAGTGCCTAGCGGGGATTCCGGGAAGCGTGGGCGGGACGCCGGTGCAGAACGTCGGGGCGTATGGGCAGGAGGTCGCGGAGACCATCGTTCTGGTGCGGGCTTTTGACCGGAAGACTGGCGAGTTTGTGGAGCTGGACCGGGAGGCCTGCAAGTTCCGCTATCGCAAGAGCTTATTCAATAAGGACGAGCCGGAACGGTATGTAGTGACCCGGGTGGACTTTCGGTTACATCCTTCGGGTACGCCTCAAGTTACTTACGGGGACGTCAAGCGATACTTTGCTCAATCGACACAAACTATTGATTTAGAAGCTGTTTTATCCGCTGTGCGGCAGATTCGTAAAAGCAAGGGAATGTTGCTTGTGGAAAAGGATCCGGACTGCAGGAGTGCGGGATCGTTCTTCAAGAACCCGGTGGTCGAGGCCGGGCGGTTGAGTCAGGTGGCGGTGGCGGCGGGGGTTGGAACCGAGGCGGTCCCGCACTGGCCGGCTGGGGATGGGGTGGTGAAGCTGTCGGCGGCGTGGCTGATCGAGCGGGCTGGTTTTGAGAAAGGGTTTGCGGATGGAGCGGCCGGGATCTCGTCGCGGCACACGCTGGCGCTGATCAACCGGGGCGGGGCGACGGCGGCGGATATTGAGCGGCTGCAGGACAGGATTCGGCGGGGGGTGGAGGAGAGGTTTGGTGTGGGGCTGGAGCGGGAGCCAGTGAAGCTGGGGTGA
- a CDS encoding DUF1772 domain-containing protein codes for MIYLDLVTTLSVGLLIGAEFTVSAFINPILERLDSGLRMKTISLFAKRLGAAMPFWYALSFVLLLAEAVLRRHSVGEHLLIAASTLWLAVIVLTLMFLVPINNRMMRLHGSCSAEASLREHNTWDTLHRGRVVVLAASMVCFLLAVLR; via the coding sequence ATGATCTACCTGGATCTTGTGACGACGCTGAGCGTCGGTCTTCTTATCGGAGCCGAGTTCACGGTTTCCGCATTCATAAATCCGATCCTTGAAAGACTTGATAGCGGTCTCAGGATGAAGACCATCAGCCTCTTTGCGAAAAGGCTCGGTGCTGCAATGCCGTTCTGGTATGCGCTTAGCTTCGTGCTGCTCCTCGCGGAAGCGGTACTTCGCCGCCATAGCGTCGGCGAACATCTGTTGATCGCAGCCAGCACACTTTGGCTTGCAGTAATCGTCCTGACACTCATGTTTCTTGTGCCGATCAATAACCGGATGATGCGGCTGCACGGCAGTTGCTCCGCCGAAGCCTCACTGCGCGAGCACAACACTTGGGATACGCTTCACCGCGGACGCGTCGTCGTTCTTGCCGCATCGATGGTCTGCTTCCTGCTCGCAGTTCTTCGCTGA
- a CDS encoding sigma 54-interacting transcriptional regulator, with protein sequence MTPLIQVMPVTSFRPGNVAPQPKSPETRPDAQLLVGPSPAMARLWAQLRILAPHFRVALLTGEAGCGADAVAQALHDLSSFAGTPLIPLRTAEAERQLRRPTALLGSANRGALFLPDIDRLSAAGQQMLLRLLRLRRHRRIAIIASTSADLRSLMSAGTFDAELFSHLSALRLQIPSVRERVEDIPLLTHQLCQAEATRQGRRTPSFEPGFLAAVTEYGWPGNFQQLRPAMAWMVEHSEGSIGPADLAAAIAEVRTEPVPEAPVRMVPLDEIVHEHVRAVLIGCNGNKLRAAEVLGISRSTLYRMLEATSISGASNSLALLAS encoded by the coding sequence ATGACTCCATTGATTCAGGTGATGCCCGTAACGTCATTCCGGCCCGGCAATGTCGCTCCTCAGCCCAAGTCTCCTGAAACCAGGCCTGACGCTCAATTGCTTGTCGGCCCGAGCCCAGCGATGGCTCGACTGTGGGCTCAACTCCGCATCCTCGCTCCCCACTTCCGCGTCGCGCTGCTGACCGGTGAGGCAGGCTGCGGCGCGGATGCGGTCGCACAGGCCCTGCACGACCTATCGTCCTTTGCCGGCACGCCCCTCATCCCTCTCCGTACTGCCGAAGCCGAACGCCAACTCCGCCGCCCCACTGCGCTCCTCGGCAGCGCAAACCGAGGCGCCCTTTTTCTTCCCGATATCGATCGCCTCTCGGCGGCGGGACAGCAGATGCTGTTGCGGTTGTTGAGATTGCGAAGGCATCGCAGGATTGCGATCATCGCCTCGACGAGTGCGGATCTTCGTTCCTTGATGAGCGCAGGCACATTTGATGCCGAGCTGTTCAGCCACCTGAGTGCGCTTCGTCTGCAGATTCCCTCGGTGCGCGAGCGCGTGGAGGACATTCCGCTGCTTACGCATCAGCTCTGTCAGGCGGAGGCCACGCGCCAGGGACGGCGCACTCCCTCCTTTGAGCCGGGCTTTCTCGCAGCGGTCACGGAGTACGGATGGCCGGGCAACTTCCAGCAGCTGCGACCGGCTATGGCATGGATGGTTGAGCATAGCGAGGGATCAATCGGTCCTGCGGACCTGGCTGCTGCGATCGCGGAAGTGCGTACCGAACCCGTGCCGGAGGCTCCGGTCCGCATGGTGCCACTGGATGAGATCGTCCACGAGCACGTTCGCGCTGTTCTGATCGGATGCAATGGCAACAAGTTGCGGGCGGCGGAGGTGCTCGGGATCAGCCGCTCGACTCTATACCGAATGCTCGAAGCTACCTCTATCTCCGGCGCGTCGAATTCCCTGGCGCTGCTGGCGAGCTAA
- a CDS encoding MFS transporter, translated as MEHLRSTADFSDLDNARISRQHWKILFISGMGFFTDAYDLFIIGVVMALIRPIWHVTRLEEGLVESSALLASAFGAILFGRLADMLGRKRIYGLEVLMLAAGALGCAFAPDIWWLIGLRFLLGVGIGGDYPVSATIMAEYAGKDSRGLLVTLVFTMQAVGLILGPLLASALLTTHLSHALIWRLLLGFGAIPALGVYWSRRNLKETPRFLAATGRFEAGNRRLVDSTRFSRPAKVFSFWEGFHRLISEKRLLRRLIGASAAWFLMDAAYYGNTVSSPLVLAALHGDHSLLRKTLTQLVIFVVFAAPGYAVAVFTMDRLGRKVIQLLGFAVMTITFALLAFIPNIEAMTIPFLLIYGLSFFFTEFGPNATTFVYPSEIFPVRVRTTGHGISAAMGKLGGFLGVFLFPFLMHWKGLSGAEAAAAVASLIGFFVTARMLPETKGKSLEQIEIEESAPPEEVAA; from the coding sequence ATGGAGCACCTGCGTTCGACGGCAGACTTCAGCGATCTGGATAACGCACGCATCTCCCGGCAGCACTGGAAGATATTGTTCATTTCAGGGATGGGTTTCTTCACGGACGCCTATGACCTCTTCATCATCGGCGTTGTCATGGCCCTCATCCGGCCCATCTGGCACGTCACCCGGCTCGAAGAGGGGCTGGTGGAATCCAGCGCACTCTTAGCCTCTGCTTTCGGGGCCATTCTCTTCGGACGGCTCGCGGACATGTTGGGCCGAAAGCGAATCTACGGCCTCGAAGTTCTGATGCTTGCCGCGGGCGCTCTCGGCTGTGCGTTTGCGCCAGATATCTGGTGGCTCATCGGACTTCGGTTCCTCCTTGGTGTCGGCATCGGGGGTGACTATCCGGTTTCCGCGACGATTATGGCCGAATATGCCGGAAAGGACTCGCGTGGCCTGCTTGTCACGCTCGTGTTCACCATGCAGGCCGTCGGCTTGATCCTCGGCCCGCTCTTGGCATCGGCACTCCTCACTACGCATCTCTCCCATGCGCTCATCTGGCGACTTCTCCTCGGATTTGGCGCGATCCCCGCGCTCGGAGTCTACTGGTCCCGGCGCAACCTCAAAGAGACTCCCCGTTTCCTGGCGGCAACCGGCAGGTTTGAAGCAGGTAACCGGCGTCTTGTGGATTCCACTCGCTTCAGCCGCCCTGCCAAAGTATTTTCATTCTGGGAGGGCTTCCATCGGCTCATTAGCGAGAAACGCCTACTCCGGCGCCTGATCGGTGCGAGCGCTGCGTGGTTTCTGATGGATGCCGCCTACTACGGAAATACCGTTTCCAGTCCGCTCGTGCTTGCCGCGCTGCACGGAGACCATTCCTTATTGCGCAAGACGCTGACACAGCTCGTAATCTTCGTCGTGTTTGCCGCTCCAGGGTACGCGGTCGCTGTCTTCACTATGGATCGGCTGGGCCGCAAGGTCATCCAACTGCTCGGTTTCGCCGTCATGACCATTACGTTCGCGTTGCTCGCCTTCATTCCGAACATCGAGGCGATGACCATCCCATTCCTTCTCATCTACGGTCTCAGCTTCTTCTTCACGGAGTTTGGGCCAAACGCCACAACCTTTGTCTATCCGTCCGAGATCTTCCCAGTGCGCGTACGCACAACAGGCCATGGAATCTCCGCCGCAATGGGCAAACTCGGCGGCTTTCTCGGCGTTTTTCTCTTTCCGTTCCTGATGCACTGGAAGGGGTTGTCGGGAGCTGAAGCCGCGGCGGCCGTTGCCAGCCTCATCGGCTTCTTCGTGACAGCCCGAATGTTGCCGGAAACCAAAGGCAAGAGTCTGGAACAGATCGAAATTGAAGAAAGCGCGCCGCCGGAAGAGGTCGCCGCCTAA